DNA from Kryptolebias marmoratus isolate JLee-2015 linkage group LG8, ASM164957v2, whole genome shotgun sequence:
TGGGGTCGaagctaagagtcattcccaacacatacctctttaattgtttgttttatgttgagcTTAATTCTCTTTATTAACcacttattttacaaaattaaaaaacaatgcagACCTTATATGAATTTACATGTCCAGCATTAacactgtaacaaaaaaaagaaaaaaaccctcagtgtttctctgatTCATCGTCTTCCTGGAAACAGTGTTGCTGCTGTGAAACTCAGTGGTACATCTTGTACTCAACAAGCTGTCGTGGCAACTGAAATTATGACCTTTTACTAGCAAGATGCCCTAATCACTAATACTTCCTGCGCCTTTCTACTCACACACGTTATCTCGGGTCACTCTGACACCAACAAAACCTTCATCCCCAACCCATCCTTATCAGAATAAGTCTTCACCATTGTGTAATGCATGTGATTTTAATGTACAGTggcacaataaaaaacaaatctgcacaaTTCTAATGATTCAATATCTGCACAATAATTGTATTTTgattctaaaatatttaaaacccaTGACTGACAGTgggaaaataaaagtatatttttcagatatgaaataaattacataatGTGTCATGATTGTTGGTTACAGTTAAATTAATCAATGATTCATTAACACAAACTCAAATTCCTTCTCATTCACAAGACACAATGTTCAGTCATCATGATGATAAGGCTTTACATTTTGTATAACtatacatattttttacagtaaatgacaCAAAGGCTCAACTATTTATAGTATTGTATCATGTTTTGTTGCAGACAGACCAATAGTGTTTATGAACCAGCTCTGAGCCAACTCTTCACAAGTAGTATTTAATGGAGAGCTGTCTGAGAGCTGAAAGAACTGGCTCATTTTGAATCTGGGCCCAAATTAAGTATTATCTGGACCCATATTGAatgttaaattaatattttaattaatagATTTTGTTTACCTTGTACacattttcttgtatttatgGCAAATAATTTTTAAGTGGCGGAGCCTTTCTGGTTGTTTCTTTAGGCAGACCCTTGATTGGCCTTTGCGTACCCCTGAATTACTTTCTTACATAGCCACCTGGGGGTTAtagtaaaaatacattttgaagtTGTAAGAATCTATTCtcttagtttaataaactttgtgcacaaattCTAAGTCATTCCCTCAATTTAGTTAATCTGTGTGAGCATTTTTTTGTGATAGATGCCATCAATAGATCATTGTTTGGGTTCAGTAACATTGAAAAGTTGGACAAATTCTTATTTCCAGGATCACTAACTTATAAAGAAGCTGTCCAGCCACTGTAATATTGTGAACATCACCTCCTGTCAAccacagaaaagcaaacaatacATTTGAGGCAAATGCTAATCAAGACAAGTCATATTTGGACCTGAACAAATATTTGGGAACCAACAATAAAGTAGAACAAGGATATACTTGATCCAAAATTATACAAACtgggatgtttttaatttaactatTGCAGTGACATTAATATGCAATATAAATGTCTAATTCATAAACATCTGATGGGATTTAGATAGAAACACAGACAAATCTATTGTTGTTATTGATGGTCCCTAAACCTTTATCTGACTTCTGGTGTTGTGCTtctatttgtttacttttctcagctgaaaacaaaactaagcaCTCGCTGCCCTATAAGTTGTCAATCTTTGACTGATGTTGTAAATTGTGTAAGATTTACTAAAATTAATTCCAATTAATACATCTATGTGCACAAATTCACTAAACTGGGGGAATGAATTGCAAATCCATGTGAACTCTTTATTAAATTGAGGCTAAAGCTTACAAATTTGTGCACATGATTTTCACAacctaaaatttaattttttacccATGATCACCAGGGAGGCTCCGTAATCTGTTCCTCTGCATAAAGAAGCCAGCCTGCAGAGATACAACCCTAATAAAACAATATGTGAGAGAAGAAGATGGTCCTAACTGTcactaaaagaagaaatgacAAAAGAGGTTTTTATCCAGACAAACCCCTGTGTTAATTCTTCCTGAGGAGGAAGAATACATCTGTTTGTATCatatgtttaaacaaaatggtGACGATTAAAAACTGTCTGTAATATAAAACGCTACCACAtgattaaacacaaaatatctgAACACCGATACCagctaaaatctgaactgagagcacagaaagaaaaatgataaaagactGAGGTTTGACAGATCCACCAGACTCCTGAcatctttttataaattaaattcaatctaaaagaaaaataaagtcattgaattataaatgttaaaatacaatGTTTGCTTTCTCTTCTATTTCAAtgataaaagcaataaattttGTCTCTGTAGTTATATATTTAGTATATATTATTCAATAGTTTAGCAATTTATTATAATACATTTGATTTGCTGAATTTTAACTGATAatgacaaagaaacacaaagaaaacccccTCTTTCCTCTGATAAATGATTATAATTAGGTATCAAAAACGTTTTACAAGTATATGTTTCATTATAATGCCTAAAGGACCTGAAACCTAAACATGAAAAGAAACTACAATATTCTGTCATGAAATCCATTCAGACTGACAATGGCTCTGGCTGCATTATCAGGTTCACTGGCCTGTCGACAACAGGGGGCAACAAAAGCTCACACAAACCAGACATGTGAGGTGGAACACAGACAGCATGTTCCACAGCCTGATGGAGATCAGGCCtacagtttaataaagtttgagtTTCCTGAATGGTAGACAAACCGTTCATATAGGGGTCAAAGAAACACCTTCCACTCTTGATTCCAAAGGGTTGTTAAATTTAGTTATATGGTAATAACCTTATATAGCCACCCTTttgattgtttagttttaaaataacctAGTAATAACcttgtatgtatatatatatatatatatatatatatatatatatatatatatatatatatgccttAATCATACCTGACACATGAAACATCTAAACCTTGGAACCAGTGTGGATGGCTGTGCACATGTATTTTGACAGCCTGAAACAAcagatgtttttgtcagtttgtcacTTTGatcaaaaaatcatttaaaaagagaaatatataATGGGTTGTCTgtaaaaaagatgtttgtgtaGATTTGACTAATgtaacaagaaacaagaaatacatttctcttttcttattcttttgGTTTAATCTTACATATATTTTTAGAGAGTCATTATTAATTCATAAACAGTTTTATCACAGATTGCTGTAAAGCAAAGGCAGACataatggttttgcctgtgactgtctgttagcaaaatatcttatgaaccactgagtggattttaatgaaactctcagaaaatatttattgaatatacatctacaactgcttgtcttttggagtcactccaattaaagatgggcaccacagctaatcaatattagccaacacaaaaatgccaataatttggttaattttacagatactgatgtGGAATTTAATGTTGTAGTAGCTGTGAGGGATGTGCAACACATTCGCTGACATCTAATGATATCACATAAAATTGCACATAACCTTATTTACAAGGTATgaccaaaaacagctacaacttgtCGTTTATCAGCATATGTaagatcttagtgtaaaactctggcataaaaggcagtgggtgttatgcattccttcaaagaaagcTAGGCTTTGAttctttatatttagttttatgatggaaacattgtgcaaaatctttttCTCATCTGTTATAATCTGATGCATGCCTTCCTAATTTGTTCTCAGTGGATCAGAGATGAGCACAGCCTCATTGCAGAGCTTCTAGCTGTTGCACCTTCAGGCTGGTTGGCACTCCAACATCTTTTTGAAAGCTTTCCTGAAGCTGTCGTCCAGGAAGGCATAAAGGAATGGATTGAGGCAGGAGTTGGCATAGCTCAGGCTGGTGATGAAGTAGGAGATCCCGATCACCAGTGGTGTGGTCCTCAGGTCTGTGGTCAGAACTACAATGGTGCTCAAGTGGAATGGGGTCCAACAGAACAAGCAGACAGCCAACACGATGAAGACCATGATGGTGACCTTCTTCTTGGCTTTGTCCAAGGCCTTGGCATTGCTGTTGAGCCTCATGTTTCTCAACTTATATAGCATCATGGTGTACAGAATGCAGATAGTAGACACTGGTATAGCAAAACCCAGAATAAGCGTGTAGATCCGGCTCATTTTGAACCACAAATTCTCTGGACTAGGGAAGCTTAGAACGCATCTCTTGCGTTCATCATTTGGGCTGACGTCAACTCCAGCAAAACCAGAGAACGGCATGACAATGAAAATGACAAGGATCCAGACGCAGAGGGAGATGATTTTGGCTGCTCGGTAGGTGCGGTATGGCATGCGCTTTGACCTCACTGTTGCCCAGACAACTAGGTAGCGATCAATGCTCATGACAGTCAGGAAGTAGATGCTAGAGAAGATGTTGTAATGATCTATGCTGAGGATGATTTTACACAGAACCTCCCCAAAAGGCCAGTAATTCAGCAGGTGTTCAGCAATGTTGATCGGCAACACCAATGTGAACAAATCATCTGCAATGGCCAAGTTCAGGATGAACATGTTGGTGACAGTTTTCATTTTGGGGGCTTTGAGGATGACATAGATGACTGCCGTGTTGCCCGTCAGTCCCACGGCACAGATCACAGAGTAGATGATGGGTAAAATGACATAAAGGTCAGCGTAGAAGTAAAAGTCTGAGGGAGGGGTGCAGTTCAGATCTGTGCTGTTTTCTGATGTGAAGGAGTCGAGGTTCACAGAGTTGTTACAGATTGGCAGAGCACTGCTGGAGACAGAGACATTCTCCATATTTGAAAACAGACAGGAACTAAAGTTACAAAtctatttgtattttatgaaaAGAACTCTCAAAGAGGCAGAGGTATTCCTTTCCTCTCCAGTCATCAATTATTCAGACAAAAATGTTGATCTGATAGTCTgaaatgactaaaaaataaGTTTCCGGTTCATCAGAGAATACTCTTACTTCTCCTCAACTCACATATACTTACTGagttctgacaaa
Protein-coding regions in this window:
- the npbwr2b gene encoding neuropeptides B/W receptor type 2b — its product is MENVSVSSSALPICNNSVNLDSFTSENSTDLNCTPPSDFYFYADLYVILPIIYSVICAVGLTGNTAVIYVILKAPKMKTVTNMFILNLAIADDLFTLVLPINIAEHLLNYWPFGEVLCKIILSIDHYNIFSSIYFLTVMSIDRYLVVWATVRSKRMPYRTYRAAKIISLCVWILVIFIVMPFSGFAGVDVSPNDERKRCVLSFPSPENLWFKMSRIYTLILGFAIPVSTICILYTMMLYKLRNMRLNSNAKALDKAKKKVTIMVFIVLAVCLFCWTPFHLSTIVVLTTDLRTTPLVIGISYFITSLSYANSCLNPFLYAFLDDSFRKAFKKMLECQPA